The following proteins are co-located in the Sporolactobacillus pectinivorans genome:
- a CDS encoding DUF2164 domain-containing protein, producing MKISKAQKDGIIEKLQSYYFDTYHEELGLIGAENMYSFFMKECAPVIYNTALKDAKYVVEQQMASLTEELDVLEKR from the coding sequence TTGAAAATTTCAAAGGCGCAGAAAGATGGAATCATTGAAAAACTTCAGTCCTATTATTTTGATACTTATCATGAAGAACTTGGCCTGATTGGTGCCGAAAATATGTATTCCTTTTTTATGAAAGAGTGTGCTCCTGTTATTTATAATACCGCACTTAAAGATGCTAAGTATGTGGTTGAACAGCAGATGGCTTCATTGACTGAAGAGCTGGATGTTCTAGAGAAGCGATAG
- a CDS encoding formate--tetrahydrofolate ligase, translating into MTDKSKTVKSDIEIAQEAKLAPISNIASGLGLEDEDWEPYGRYKAKVSVKALKKLQERADGKVILVTSINPTPAGEGKSTVTVGLGQALNRIGKKAVIALREPSLGPTMGLKGGAAGGGYSQVVPMEDINLHFTGDFHAITAAHNALAALLDNHIQQGNELNIDPRRIVWKRVVDLNDRALRHVIIGLGGKANGIPREDGFDITVASEIMAILCLSEDLMDLKERLSRMLIAYTYDGKPVFVKDLKVEGALTLLLKEAIHPNLVQTLENTPAFVHGGPFANIAHGCNSVLATKMGAKLGDYVVTEAGFGADLGAEKFLDITTRAGHINPAAVVIVATIRALKMHGGMKKEELKTENLEALAQGMENLACHIETIKTFGLPYVIAINHFIFDTDREVEYVKEWCAKNSHPVALAKVWEDGGKGGEELAHLVVDTVESTGNQFKPLYSLEDSIEDKLSAVVTKVYGGKGVEFSSKASKQLVRIKKNGWDKFPVCVAKTQYSLSDDPKLIGRPENFIIHVRELKVSVGAGFIVAMTGSVLTMPGLPKNPAALNMDVDSDGKVAGLF; encoded by the coding sequence ATGACAGATAAATCAAAAACAGTAAAGTCCGATATTGAAATTGCTCAGGAAGCCAAGTTAGCTCCGATCAGTAACATTGCTTCCGGCCTTGGGCTTGAAGATGAAGACTGGGAGCCGTATGGACGCTATAAGGCAAAAGTGTCAGTGAAAGCGCTTAAAAAGCTGCAAGAGCGGGCTGATGGTAAAGTTATTCTTGTCACTTCGATCAATCCAACGCCGGCTGGCGAAGGAAAATCAACGGTTACTGTCGGACTGGGGCAGGCGCTGAACAGGATTGGCAAAAAGGCGGTCATTGCGCTCCGTGAACCGTCACTTGGTCCGACCATGGGACTTAAGGGGGGCGCTGCGGGAGGAGGCTATTCTCAGGTTGTGCCTATGGAGGACATTAATCTGCATTTTACAGGTGATTTTCATGCGATTACCGCAGCCCACAACGCTTTAGCGGCTCTGCTGGACAATCATATTCAGCAGGGAAATGAGCTGAATATTGATCCAAGGCGGATTGTCTGGAAACGTGTCGTTGATCTGAATGATCGCGCACTTCGCCACGTCATTATCGGTCTTGGCGGTAAGGCGAACGGTATTCCGCGTGAGGATGGATTTGATATCACCGTTGCGTCAGAAATAATGGCTATTCTCTGTCTTTCGGAAGATCTTATGGATTTGAAGGAACGGCTCAGTCGAATGCTTATTGCTTATACATACGACGGAAAACCGGTATTTGTCAAAGACCTGAAAGTTGAGGGTGCCTTGACGTTGCTGCTGAAAGAGGCCATCCATCCAAACCTGGTACAGACTTTGGAAAATACACCGGCGTTTGTGCATGGCGGCCCGTTTGCCAACATTGCTCATGGGTGTAACAGCGTTCTTGCGACAAAAATGGGTGCGAAACTTGGCGATTACGTCGTCACGGAAGCCGGTTTCGGGGCCGACCTTGGCGCAGAAAAATTTCTTGATATTACAACGCGTGCAGGACATATTAACCCAGCTGCAGTGGTCATTGTCGCGACGATACGTGCACTTAAAATGCACGGTGGTATGAAAAAAGAAGAACTCAAAACTGAGAATCTGGAAGCGCTGGCGCAGGGAATGGAAAACCTCGCCTGTCATATTGAAACCATTAAAACATTTGGTCTGCCTTACGTCATTGCGATCAATCATTTCATCTTTGATACAGACCGTGAAGTCGAATATGTCAAAGAATGGTGCGCTAAAAACAGTCATCCGGTTGCTTTGGCAAAGGTCTGGGAAGATGGGGGAAAGGGCGGAGAAGAGCTGGCACACCTGGTTGTTGATACAGTAGAATCCACCGGAAATCAGTTTAAACCGCTTTATAGTCTGGAAGACTCGATTGAAGACAAACTTTCCGCTGTGGTTACAAAAGTATACGGCGGGAAAGGTGTGGAATTTTCATCGAAAGCAAGCAAACAGCTAGTTCGAATAAAGAAAAATGGCTGGGATAAATTTCCCGTGTGTGTTGCTAAAACACAATATTCACTCTCAGATGATCCAAAACTGATCGGCCGTCCGGAGAATTTTATCATTCACGTCCGTGAACTGAAAGTCTCAGTCGGTGCCGGTTTCATTGTTGCTATGACCGGCAGCGTCCTGACGATGCCCGGATTGCCGAAAAATCCTGCAGCATTGAATATGGATGTCGATTCGGATGGAAAAGTTGCCGGCTTGTTTTGA
- a CDS encoding rhodanese-related sulfurtransferase, with protein sequence MDDEKSYRVLLFYKYVTIDNPQDFAQEHLTFCKSLALKGRILVAKEGLNGTLSGTQEQTQIYMDTLHRDPRFSGMVFKTDSADGHAFTKMNVRARKEIVAFKLKNDIDPHQMTGKHLKPKAFHDAMQEENAILIDARNNYETQIGHFRHAILPDVKTFRDLPDWIEKNLADCKDKKVLTYCTGGIRCEKFSGYLLKAGFKDVSQLDGGIVEYGKDPEVKGELYDGKCYVFDKRISVPVNRTDEDVIVGHCHRCGKPCDRIVNCANPECNKQYICCENCEKKYHRSCSATCRSHPRNRYNLQLARRGRETAKV encoded by the coding sequence ATGGACGATGAAAAGTCATATCGCGTTTTACTCTTTTATAAATACGTAACTATTGATAATCCGCAAGATTTTGCCCAAGAGCATCTGACCTTTTGCAAAAGTCTGGCGCTGAAGGGACGTATTTTGGTCGCAAAGGAGGGCCTGAATGGTACCTTGTCGGGGACGCAAGAACAGACTCAGATCTACATGGATACGCTCCATCGCGATCCACGGTTCAGCGGCATGGTTTTTAAAACAGATTCGGCAGACGGGCACGCTTTTACAAAAATGAATGTCCGAGCGCGCAAGGAAATCGTGGCGTTTAAGCTGAAAAATGATATCGATCCACATCAGATGACAGGGAAACATTTGAAACCGAAAGCATTTCATGATGCGATGCAGGAGGAGAACGCAATCCTGATTGACGCACGGAATAATTATGAAACACAGATCGGCCATTTCAGGCATGCCATTCTCCCGGATGTTAAGACGTTCCGCGACCTGCCTGACTGGATTGAAAAAAATCTGGCTGACTGCAAAGACAAGAAAGTGCTGACTTACTGTACGGGCGGCATTCGTTGTGAAAAATTTAGTGGCTATCTTCTGAAAGCCGGATTCAAAGATGTCAGTCAACTGGACGGCGGCATTGTTGAGTATGGCAAAGATCCTGAAGTAAAGGGAGAATTGTATGACGGGAAATGCTATGTTTTTGACAAACGCATTTCTGTTCCCGTTAACCGCACAGACGAAGACGTTATTGTCGGACACTGCCACCGTTGCGGCAAGCCGTGCGATCGAATTGTCAATTGTGCGAACCCGGAATGCAATAAGCAGTATATATGCTGCGAGAACTGTGAAAAGAAATACCATCGTTCCTGTAGTGCTACCTGCCGCAGCCATCCGCGCAACCGCTATAACCTGCAGCTGGCACGGCGTGGGCGAGAAACCGCGAAAGTGTAA
- a CDS encoding reverse transcriptase-like protein, protein MIEVSFDGASVGNPGLAGGGVYINSGGSEIRESIPLGVLSSNHEAEFAALVQALQYCLEKGYRSVSFRTDSQLVNQALEKRYVKKAEYAHYLERALTLIDRFDLFFCKWIPDEKNRNADALARFAIRKQQNADKSECGPL, encoded by the coding sequence TTGATTGAAGTTTCATTTGACGGGGCTTCGGTCGGCAATCCGGGGCTTGCCGGCGGAGGAGTGTACATAAATTCAGGAGGCAGTGAAATCCGGGAATCCATTCCTCTTGGTGTATTGTCAAGCAACCATGAAGCTGAATTTGCCGCGCTTGTACAGGCACTTCAGTATTGCCTGGAAAAAGGCTACCGGAGTGTATCTTTCAGGACAGACTCACAACTGGTCAATCAGGCACTTGAAAAGAGATATGTAAAAAAGGCTGAATATGCGCATTATCTGGAGCGGGCACTCACTCTGATTGACCGGTTTGATCTCTTTTTCTGCAAGTGGATACCGGATGAAAAGAACCGGAACGCGGATGCTTTGGCCCGTTTTGCCATCCGGAAGCAGCAAAATGCCGATAAAAGTGAGTGTGGTCCACTGTGA
- a CDS encoding NAD(P)/FAD-dependent oxidoreductase, which translates to MKNYDVIVIGGGPAGLMASIAAAERGAKVCLLDKGDKLGRKLAISGGGRCNVTNAMPIDELIRHIPGNGHFLYSALSEFNNQDIIHFFEGMGIQLKEEDHGRVFPVSNNAQSVVRALLQKINELNVTVKVNQPVEAVLFGECAKGVKTKLGEKIEAPCVVVAVGGKSVPQTGSTGDGYSWAKSAGHTITELYPTEVPLTSEEPFIQAKALQGLSLRDAAVTLVNPKGKVIQTHRWDLLFTHFGLSGPAILRLSQFVVKALKKYKVSAVEIRIDTFPDCSLDEINRHLLHLAQLSPKKEIRNVWKGIVPERYLLFLLDQAGVSPGINFSQLSKESIRKTAGLLKAFPVQVNGTLPIEKAFITGGGISLKEINPKTMESKIMPGLYFCGEIMDIHGYTGGYNITSAFVTGHAAGTAAAKKLSHSVE; encoded by the coding sequence ATGAAGAACTATGACGTTATTGTTATCGGCGGTGGGCCTGCCGGGTTAATGGCATCCATTGCCGCCGCTGAACGCGGTGCAAAAGTCTGCCTGTTAGACAAAGGGGACAAACTGGGCAGAAAGCTCGCTATTTCGGGCGGCGGTCGCTGCAATGTCACCAATGCCATGCCGATCGATGAACTGATCCGGCACATTCCAGGAAACGGACATTTTTTATACAGCGCATTATCAGAATTTAACAATCAGGATATTATTCATTTTTTCGAAGGGATGGGCATCCAGCTGAAGGAGGAGGATCATGGCCGGGTATTCCCTGTCTCAAACAATGCGCAATCCGTCGTCCGCGCCCTATTGCAAAAGATTAACGAACTGAATGTAACAGTCAAAGTCAATCAGCCTGTCGAAGCGGTGCTTTTTGGGGAATGTGCAAAGGGTGTGAAAACAAAATTGGGAGAAAAAATAGAGGCCCCTTGCGTCGTTGTCGCAGTCGGTGGAAAGTCCGTGCCGCAGACCGGTTCAACAGGTGACGGATATTCGTGGGCAAAATCGGCCGGCCACACGATCACTGAACTCTATCCGACAGAAGTGCCGCTGACATCTGAAGAGCCGTTTATTCAAGCGAAAGCACTTCAGGGACTTTCCTTGCGCGATGCTGCAGTCACTTTGGTCAACCCCAAGGGAAAAGTAATACAGACGCACCGATGGGATCTGCTTTTCACTCACTTCGGCCTATCCGGACCTGCCATACTGCGGCTCAGCCAGTTCGTCGTTAAAGCCCTCAAAAAATATAAAGTGTCTGCCGTTGAAATTCGGATTGATACGTTTCCAGATTGCAGTTTGGATGAAATAAACAGGCATCTTCTTCATCTTGCACAATTGTCACCTAAAAAAGAAATTAGAAACGTTTGGAAGGGCATCGTGCCGGAAAGATATCTGTTATTCTTACTAGATCAGGCCGGGGTGTCGCCGGGAATAAATTTCAGTCAGCTGTCAAAAGAGAGCATCAGAAAAACGGCTGGACTGCTCAAAGCATTTCCAGTCCAAGTCAACGGCACACTGCCGATTGAAAAAGCATTTATTACGGGTGGTGGTATTTCATTAAAGGAAATCAATCCGAAAACAATGGAATCCAAAATCATGCCGGGATTATATTTTTGCGGAGAAATTATGGATATTCACGGTTATACCGGTGGATACAACATCACCTCTGCCTTTGTCACCGGTCATGCGGCGGGAACCGCTGCAGCAAAAAAGCTGTCCCATTCCGTTGAATGA
- a CDS encoding VIT1/CCC1 transporter family protein, whose protein sequence is MTEEKRSFLKIQRRLLLHLSLFRYWKSNLLIEHNRQTYAKISDTEEHLISTVLPGEHGADAGKLFRFYVFLSKILGFTFVTQLMMDVKERSVRHYVKLSEGFPAEKVQKIDALIQQERDLIAQLKERRLDFVGAIILGMNDALVEITGSVAGFTLSMSNTKMIAVAGLIAGIAASLSMAASEFMAERSEGNIKKAATAAIYTGFSYLLTVVLLVLPFFALPAHDYMLALLFTVIIAVIIIFVFSFYMAVAKELSFKQRFLEMVFVSVGVAALTFFIGFIVKNYIGISA, encoded by the coding sequence GTGACAGAGGAGAAAAGAAGCTTTCTTAAGATACAAAGGCGTCTGCTTTTGCATCTCTCGCTTTTCAGATATTGGAAATCGAATTTACTGATTGAGCATAATCGGCAGACTTACGCAAAGATTTCCGATACTGAGGAGCACCTAATTTCTACCGTTTTACCAGGTGAGCATGGGGCTGATGCCGGAAAGTTATTTCGTTTTTATGTTTTCCTGAGCAAAATACTGGGTTTTACTTTTGTTACTCAGCTGATGATGGACGTAAAAGAACGCAGTGTACGCCACTATGTGAAGCTGTCGGAAGGGTTTCCTGCCGAAAAGGTACAGAAAATCGACGCTTTGATTCAGCAGGAAAGGGATTTAATCGCACAGTTAAAAGAGCGCCGTCTTGATTTTGTCGGTGCCATCATCCTCGGCATGAATGATGCGCTTGTTGAAATTACCGGCAGTGTCGCCGGATTCACTCTTTCCATGTCCAATACAAAAATGATTGCCGTTGCAGGTCTTATTGCCGGCATTGCCGCTTCACTTTCAATGGCTGCGAGCGAATTTATGGCTGAACGGTCAGAGGGTAATATAAAAAAAGCAGCCACGGCAGCGATCTATACCGGATTTTCTTATTTGCTGACGGTTGTGTTACTGGTTCTTCCGTTTTTTGCACTTCCGGCGCATGACTATATGCTTGCGCTTTTGTTTACGGTCATCATAGCTGTTATTATCATCTTTGTGTTCAGTTTTTACATGGCTGTTGCGAAAGAACTTAGCTTTAAACAACGTTTTTTGGAAATGGTTTTTGTCAGTGTCGGTGTAGCGGCATTAACTTTCTTTATCGGATTTATTGTCAAAAACTACATTGGCATTTCGGCATAA